One Persicobacter psychrovividus DNA window includes the following coding sequences:
- a CDS encoding 4Fe-4S binding protein: MAIMITDECINCGACEPECPNTAIYEGGIEWNYSDGTNLRQIELEDGSAMDAGDAQEPLSDEFYYIVSTKCTECIGFHEEPQCAAVCPVDCCVDDPDQPEEEDELLAKKAWLHAE; this comes from the coding sequence ATGGCGATTATGATCACGGACGAATGCATCAACTGCGGTGCATGTGAGCCTGAATGCCCTAACACTGCCATTTATGAAGGTGGTATTGAATGGAATTACAGTGACGGAACGAATTTACGTCAGATAGAATTGGAAGATGGGTCGGCAATGGACGCAGGTGATGCTCAGGAGCCCCTTTCTGATGAGTTCTACTATATTGTAAGTACCAAGTGTACAGAATGTATTGGTTTCCATGAAGAGCCCCAATGTGCGGCAGTATGTCCTGTGGATTGTTGTGTTGATGATCCAGACCAACCGGAAGAGGAAGATGAGCTGTTAGCCAAAAAGGCATGGCTTCACGCAGAATAA
- a CDS encoding DUF58 domain-containing protein: protein MKIDLSNIQKFGSIELLAKQLVEGFITGLHKSPYHGFSVEFAEHRLYNPGESTRNIDWKVYAKTDRLYSKRFEEETNLRCMLVIDNSPSMHYPEPNKDKIKFSLLMAASLAHLLQRQRDAVGLTTFAEDLEIQTPVKSSGSHLHKLLLQIEHVMGEKHQEKKGTDVPKVLHQIATKLHKRSLVVIFSDMFDRQENQEQMFSALQHLKHQKHEVLLFHITDKNTEVDFDFEDRPYEFIDIENDQVIKAHPSQIRDYYQKATQSYFEKLKLRCGQAKIDFIEVDTKGDYEQVLLSYLIKRQKMI, encoded by the coding sequence ATGAAAATAGACCTGTCCAACATACAAAAGTTCGGTTCCATAGAATTACTCGCCAAGCAATTGGTCGAAGGCTTCATTACTGGCCTGCACAAATCGCCATACCACGGCTTTTCCGTGGAATTCGCTGAGCACCGACTATATAACCCTGGGGAATCCACCAGAAATATTGACTGGAAAGTATATGCCAAAACCGACCGACTGTACTCCAAGCGGTTTGAAGAAGAAACCAACTTGCGTTGTATGCTTGTGATTGACAACAGCCCTTCGATGCATTACCCTGAACCCAACAAGGATAAAATCAAATTCTCTTTGCTGATGGCCGCAAGTTTAGCGCATTTATTGCAGCGCCAGCGGGATGCCGTCGGCCTGACCACCTTTGCTGAGGACCTGGAAATACAAACCCCCGTAAAATCATCAGGGAGCCACCTGCATAAGTTGCTCTTACAGATTGAGCATGTTATGGGTGAAAAGCATCAGGAGAAGAAAGGGACAGATGTACCGAAGGTATTACACCAGATTGCCACCAAACTACATAAGCGTTCGCTTGTGGTGATTTTTAGTGATATGTTTGACCGGCAGGAAAATCAGGAGCAGATGTTTTCTGCATTGCAACACCTCAAACACCAAAAGCACGAAGTTCTGCTGTTCCATATTACAGATAAAAATACAGAGGTGGATTTTGATTTTGAAGATCGCCCCTATGAATTTATAGACATTGAAAACGATCAGGTGATCAAGGCGCACCCAAGCCAAATTCGTGACTACTACCAAAAGGCCACCCAGTCGTATTTTGAAAAGCTGAAATTACGATGTGGGCAAGCAAAAATTGATTTTATTGAAGTAGATACCAAAGGAGATTACGAGCAGGTACTCCTCTCCTACCTGATAAAACGGCAAAAAATGATTTAA
- a CDS encoding DUF3276 family protein encodes MEERKDQKGEIYSRRVRAGKRTYFFDVKATRSNDYYLTVTESKRRFKDDGDQFYEKHKIFLYKEDFNKFINALQDTVGFVKEELMPDFDFSQFDEKEGEGVPNDSFGEEVNWNV; translated from the coding sequence GTGGAAGAGCGCAAGGATCAAAAGGGAGAGATATACTCGCGGAGGGTACGTGCTGGCAAGAGGACCTATTTTTTCGATGTAAAGGCCACCCGTTCTAATGATTACTATTTAACGGTAACAGAGAGCAAACGCCGTTTCAAAGATGACGGGGACCAATTTTATGAGAAGCACAAAATCTTTTTGTACAAAGAAGATTTCAATAAATTTATTAATGCACTTCAGGATACTGTAGGATTTGTTAAAGAGGAGTTGATGCCAGATTTCGACTTTTCGCAATTCGATGAAAAAGAAGGTGAAGGTGTTCCTAATGATTCCTTCGGAGAAGAAGTTAATTGGAATGTTTAA